A stretch of DNA from Streptomyces gobiensis:
AACAGCACCGGTGTCCGCCTTGAAGCCGTCCGCCTTGGCGCGGATATCGCGGACCAGGTCCTCGGTCTCGGTGCTGCTCGGCCGCGACTTCGGCACGACCGTGATGGTCGCGGTGTCCCCGGCCTCGTTGAAGGCCGCCGGTGTCACCGCCGCGACACCGTCCAGCTTCTCGATGCTGTCCTTGACCGTCCTCGCGGCAGCCTTCGGGTTGTCGCTGCCCGTGGTGTCCAGGACCGTCAGCAGCGGACCGTTGAAGCCAGGGCCGAAGCCCTCGGCCATCAGGTCGTAGGCCCTGCGCTGGGTGGAGCTGGTGGGCTGGTCACCCTCGTCGGGCAGGCCAAGGTTGAGGCTGGTCACCGGGACCGCGATGGCACCGAGGCCGAGCACCGCGGTGAGCAGCACCACCACCGGACGCCGCAGCGTGAACCGGGCCCAGCGGGTGCCCATGTTCGGCTTGGCCTCCAGTGCACCGGCGTCCGGCACCCCGGTGCCCGGGTTGGCCTTGCGTACCCGGCGGCCGAAGATCCGCTTGCCGACCATGCCCAGCGCGGCCGGGACCAGGGTGATGGCGACCAGGACGGCGATGACGACCGTGCCCGCTGCGGCGAAGCCCATCTTGGTGAGGATCGGGATGTTGACGACCGCGAGCCCCGCCAGTGCGATGACCACGGTGAGACCGGCGAAGACCACCGCCGAGCCCGCGGTACCCACGGCGCGCCCCGCGGCCTCCTCCCGGTCGCGGCCCTCGATCAGCTCCGCGCGGTAGCGGGAGGCGATAAACAGCGCGTAGTCGATGCCGACCGCGAGGCCGATCATCATCGCGAGCGTGGTGGTGTTGGCGGACAGGCCGAGCGTGGAGCCGAGAGCGACGATCGACGAGATACCGATCATGACACCGATCAGCGCGGTGATCAGTGGCAGCCCGGCGGCGACCAGCGAGCCGAAGGTGATGATGAGGACGATCGCGGCGACCGCGATTCCGACGATCTCGCCATTGCCCATATCGGGCTCGGTGAAGAGCGCGTCACCGCCGAGCTCGACCGTGAGCCCCGCGCTGCGCCCGGTGTCAGCGGCGGCCTCCAGGCCCTCCCTGGTCCTGTCGGTGATCTTGTCGGCGGAGACCTTGTAGGTGACCTGCGCGTAGGCGATGTCCCCCTGCCGGCTGACCGCACCCTCGGCCTGGAAGGGGCTGACCACCTGGGCGGCCTGACCGCCGGACAGCTCACCGACGGTCTTCTCCACCACGGCCCTGTTCTCCGTCGCGGTGATCTTCTCGCCGCTGGGCGCACGGAAGACCAGACGCGCCTGGGCGCCATCGGCGGCCGCGCCCGGAAAGCGCTCCTCCATCAGGTCGAAGGCCTGCTGGGCCTCCGTACCGGGGAGCGCGAAATCGTCATCGGACGGGCCTGAGGCTGAAGAGGCACCCGCCCCGGCGGCGACCAGCAGCGCCACCCAGAGCAGGGCGACGACGCGGCGGCGCCGGAAGGCGAATCTGCCGAGTCTGTAAAGGAACGTGGCCACGAGAGAGGTACTCCGTCTCGGGTCGGGTGCGGACTGGGACGGTGGGGGGCGGTGGACCGCGCACCGCGAGAAGTGACAGTCCATGTCAGAAGACGCGCACACCCTCGCGAGAGGTGACCGACCGCCCAAAATGAGACACAGGTCACATACACAAACGGAACGGTCACGGCATGATCACGACTTGCCGTGCCTGCGAGCCGCCCGAACCATGGGAAAGGTGAGCAATGGTGCGTATCTCCGGTTCCCACACCTTCACGGTGATCTGCTGTGCTTCGCCGCCGAGGATGACCTCTGGATTGCCCCGATCCCCGCCAACAGGGAGAAGCCCGGCCGGGCCTGGCGGCTCACCGTGGACCGCACCCGGGTCGGGCATCCCCGCTTCTCACCGGACGGGCGGCAGATCGCCTTCACCACTTGGCGCAGTCTCGATCCGGAGATCCATCTCGTCCCGGTGGACGGCGGACTGGCCGAACGCCTGACGTACTGGGGTGCGACCGACACCCGGGTCTGTGGCTGGACGCCCGACAGCGACATCCTGGCCGTCGCCTCACACGGCCAGCCCTTCTCCTATTTCTCCTGGTCCTACCGGCTGCCCCCGGACGGCAGCCCCGGCGGCAGACTGCCCTGGGGACCCTGCTCGGACATCACCGTCGCCGACCTCGACGGCGAGCGCAAGACGCTGCTGCTCACCGGCAAACCACCTCATGAGCCCGCCTCCTGGAAGCGGTACCGGGGCGGGGCGATGGGGAGGCTGTGGCTGCACGGCGAACGGCTGCTGGCCGGCCTCAACGGGCATCTGGAGTCCCCGATGATCGTCTGGGGCGGCTCCCCCGGGCACTGGGAGGGCCCCTTGGAGCGGGTCGCCTTCCTCTCCGACCACGAGGGCATCGGAAATCTCTACTCCTGCCGCCCGGACGGCTCCGATCTGCGCAGACATACGGACCACGCCGACTTCTACGCCCGGCACGCCGCCACCGACGGCAACCGGATCATCTACCAGTGCGCGGGCGAGCTCTGGCTGGTCGACGATCTGAGCCCGGGGACATCTCCCCGCCGTCTCGATGTCCAGCTCGGCGGCCCACGCGCCGGGCGGCGCCACTATCAGGTGCCCACCGCCAACTATCTCGACTCCCTCGCCGTGGACAACACCGGGCGGGCCAGCGCGGTGTGTGTGCGCGGCAGCCTGTACTGGCTGACCCACCGGGACGGCCCGTCCCGCGTCATCGCCGACACCCCCGGCGTGCGGGCGCGGCTGCCGGAGATGCTGGGCTCCAGCGGGCAACTCGCCTATGTGACGGACGCTGAAGGCGAGGACGCCGTCGAGATCGCCTATCTTCCCCGGGCCAGCGGTGGCCAGAACCCACGGCGGCTGGCGTCAGGCCGACTGGGCCGGGTTCAGGAGCTGGCCGCCTCGCCCGACGGCGACACCCTCGCGGTGGCCACGCACGACGGCCGGCTGCTGCTGATCGACGCGGCACCGGATGGCACGGGCGAGGTGACCGAGCTGATCCGTTCAACCAACGGCCCGGTGCACGATCTGTCGTTCTCCCCCGATTCAGCGTGGCTGGCCTGGGCCCACCCGGGCATCGGGCGTTCACTGCGCCAAATCAAAATCGCCAAGCTGACCGACCACCAACCTCACCCTGCCTCCCCCGCCCCCACCCCGTGGACGATCCTCGATGTCACCGACGGCCGCTTTGAGGACGAGCAGCCGGTCTTCACCCGGGACGGCCGCTATCTGGCCTTCCTCTCCTGGCGCGGCTTCGACCCGGTCTACGACGTACACACCGGTGATCTCTCCTTCCCGCTGGGCTGCCGCCCCTATCTGGTACCGCTCTCCTCGGCCACCCACTCCCCCTTCGCGCTCTCCCCGGAGGGCCGCCCGGCGGCCGGTGGGCTGGACCCGGAGGACACCAGTGGCGAGGACGGTTCGGTGCTGGTCGAGGCCGAGGGGCTGGCCAACCGGGTCACCCCCTTCCCCGTCATGGCCTCCAAGTACTCCGAGCTCCGCCCGGTGGCGGGCGGCGGCCTCATCTGGCTCCGCCACCCCATCTCCGGCGCGCTCGGCGAGACCTTCGCCAACCCGGCCGATGTGTCGGGGAAACCGACTCTGGAGCACTTCGACCTGGCCAAGGCCAAGCGGACCGAGCTGAGCAGCGATGTGGACTGGTTCGCGCTCAGCGTCGACGGCACCCGGCTGGTCATCAACGATGACGGTGACCTGCGGGCCGTACCCGCCAATGAGACCGCCGACAGCGACTCGACCGTCGCCATCGATCTGCGCCGGATCGTGCACAACGTGGACCCCGGCGCCGAGTGGCGGCAGGCGTACGACGAGGCGGGCCGGATCATCCATGCCTACTTCTGGGACCCGGGAATGTGCGGCATCGACTGGGCCGCGGTGCTCGACCAGTACCGGCCGCTGGTCGAACGGGTCGCCTCCCCCGATGAGTTCGCCGATCTGCTCCGCGAGGTGCTGGGCGAGCTGGGCACCTCACACGCGTATGTCTCCCCGGCCCGGCGCAACGAGGGCCCGCCGCACTACCAGCGGCCGATCGGGCTGCTCGGCGCCAACTTCTGCCGTACGAAGGACGGCGAGTGGCAGGTTTCCCGGATTCTGCCCGGCGACTCCTCGGACTCCAGGGCCCGCCCACCGCTGGCTGGCTCGGGCATCCGGGAGGGGGCGA
This window harbors:
- a CDS encoding S41 family peptidase yields the protein MGKVSNGAYLRFPHLHGDLLCFAAEDDLWIAPIPANREKPGRAWRLTVDRTRVGHPRFSPDGRQIAFTTWRSLDPEIHLVPVDGGLAERLTYWGATDTRVCGWTPDSDILAVASHGQPFSYFSWSYRLPPDGSPGGRLPWGPCSDITVADLDGERKTLLLTGKPPHEPASWKRYRGGAMGRLWLHGERLLAGLNGHLESPMIVWGGSPGHWEGPLERVAFLSDHEGIGNLYSCRPDGSDLRRHTDHADFYARHAATDGNRIIYQCAGELWLVDDLSPGTSPRRLDVQLGGPRAGRRHYQVPTANYLDSLAVDNTGRASAVCVRGSLYWLTHRDGPSRVIADTPGVRARLPEMLGSSGQLAYVTDAEGEDAVEIAYLPRASGGQNPRRLASGRLGRVQELAASPDGDTLAVATHDGRLLLIDAAPDGTGEVTELIRSTNGPVHDLSFSPDSAWLAWAHPGIGRSLRQIKIAKLTDHQPHPASPAPTPWTILDVTDGRFEDEQPVFTRDGRYLAFLSWRGFDPVYDVHTGDLSFPLGCRPYLVPLSSATHSPFALSPEGRPAAGGLDPEDTSGEDGSVLVEAEGLANRVTPFPVMASKYSELRPVAGGGLIWLRHPISGALGETFANPADVSGKPTLEHFDLAKAKRTELSSDVDWFALSVDGTRLVINDDGDLRAVPANETADSDSTVAIDLRRIVHNVDPGAEWRQAYDEAGRIIHAYFWDPGMCGIDWAAVLDQYRPLVERVASPDEFADLLREVLGELGTSHAYVSPARRNEGPPHYQRPIGLLGANFCRTKDGEWQVSRILPGDSSDSRARPPLAGSGIREGATLTHVDGRPVDPVTGPFPLLAAAGGTTVELTFRAAEGDGPPRRIAIVPLVDERPLRYQDWVAKRRRVVRELSGGKCGYLHIPDMGGSGWAQFNRDVRMEVSRPALIVDVRGNAGGNISELVIEKLTRSILGWDLTRNAQPVSYTSNAPRGPVVALADEATSSDGDMITAAFRLLGLGPVVGARTWGGVVGMTGRHRLVDGTVITVPMNAAWFDEYGWDVENHGVAPDIEALRTPLDWAEGRYAVLSTAVRTALDLLERHPAPTPPDYSNVPDRRRPLLPPR
- a CDS encoding MMPL family transporter; protein product: MATFLYRLGRFAFRRRRVVALLWVALLVAAGAGASSASGPSDDDFALPGTEAQQAFDLMEERFPGAAADGAQARLVFRAPSGEKITATENRAVVEKTVGELSGGQAAQVVSPFQAEGAVSRQGDIAYAQVTYKVSADKITDRTREGLEAAADTGRSAGLTVELGGDALFTEPDMGNGEIVGIAVAAIVLIITFGSLVAAGLPLITALIGVMIGISSIVALGSTLGLSANTTTLAMMIGLAVGIDYALFIASRYRAELIEGRDREEAAGRAVGTAGSAVVFAGLTVVIALAGLAVVNIPILTKMGFAAAGTVVIAVLVAITLVPAALGMVGKRIFGRRVRKANPGTGVPDAGALEAKPNMGTRWARFTLRRPVVVLLTAVLGLGAIAVPVTSLNLGLPDEGDQPTSSTQRRAYDLMAEGFGPGFNGPLLTVLDTTGSDNPKAAARTVKDSIEKLDGVAAVTPAAFNEAGDTATITVVPKSRPSSTETEDLVRDIRAKADGFKADTGAVVLVSGMTAINIDFSQVMDDALVPYLALVVGLAFILLLMVFRSVLVPLKAALGFLLSVLAALGAVVAVFQWGWLAGLIGVEQTGPIMSMMPIFMIGVIFGLAMDYEVFLVTRMREAYVHGERPGQAVVTGFKLGARVVTAAAVIMISVFAGFIGAGESMIKMMGFGLAVAILFDAFIVRMAIVPAVLALLGEKAWWLPRWLDRVLPNVDVEGEKLQQRLDAGAAATRAEPELEATRV